The genomic interval TTGACGATAAAGACCCTGCTTTTAAAAATCCTACAAAACCTGTTGGCCCTTTTTACCCTGAATTCAGGGCTGAGGAGTTAATGAGAACAAAAAAATGGCATATGAAAGAGGATGCAGGAAGAGGATGGAGAAAGGTTGTGCCTTCCCCAAAACCACTTGAGGTTGTTCAGTTGGACGCAATTAAGGTTTTGCTTGATTCAGGCTATACAGTAATTGCCGGTGGTGGAGGCGGTATCCCTGTAAAAAAAGATTTATCTGGTTATCTTTTAGGTGTTGAAGCTGTAATTGATAAAGACTATACATCAAGTTTACTTGCAAGGAGTTTAAAAGCTGATTTATTCATAATCCTTACAGGGGTGGACAAGGTTTACAAAGACTTTGGTAAACCTACTCAAAAAGAACTGGATAGAATAACTGTGAAAGAGGCTGAAAAGATGCTTGCAGAGGAGCAGTTTCCCCCGGGAAGTATGAAGCCTAAAATTGAAGCAGCCATTGAATATATTAAACACGGTGGGAAGGAAGTTTTAATCACCTCAGCTGAAGCAATAGAAAAAACAGACGATATTTCAAAAGTCGGGACAAGGATTGTGCCGTGAAGCATCTTTTAACCCTTAAAGATGTTAAAAGAGAAGAAATCTTTGATATTTACAATACTGCTGATAAATTAGTTGAAAATTCAGGTGAGTACGCAGATTTTTTAAAAAACAAAGTTATTGGCTTATACTTTCAAAAGGTTTCAACAAGAAGCCGCTTTGCTTTTGAAAGCGGAATCTATAGGTTAGGTGGAAATGCTATCTATTTTAAAACATCTGAATTGCAGCTTTCCCGTGGCGAATCTATTTTCCATACAGCAAAGGCTTTATCCTGTTATCTTGATGCACTTGTAATAAGGGCATTATCCCATCAGGATGTTGAGGATTTTGCAAATTTTGGTTCAATCCCTGTTATCAACAGTATGAGTGGAATGTATATTCCAATTGTAGCCTTAAATATAGGATACACAGTTAGAAAATTAAAAGGAGAGCTGGATAATTTAAACTTTGTTTATGTTGGAGATGGATATAATACCTGCCACTCATTAATGCTTTTTTGCTCATTAATTGGGATTAATCTTACTGTTATCACACCAAAGGATTATGAGCCAAACCCTGAAGTTGTAGAAAACTGCAAGGAATTTTGTAAAAAATCAGGGGCAAATTTAAAGGTAACAAACGATTTGAATGCTGTTGAGGGGGCAGATGTTATTGTGACAGATGTCTGGGTTTCAATAGGAATGGAAGATGAAAAGGAAAAGAGGCGTAAAGATTTTAAAGGTTATACAGTAAACTCTGAGTTAGTAAAAAAGACAGGGAAAGAGGATGTTTTAATTTTTCATCCTATGCCTTTGCGAATAGGGGAAGAAATTTGTTCAGATGTTAGAGATAGACTTGTTATTAACGAATATACAAAGAATTTAATGTATGTTTCCCAGTCTATTCTGGTAAACATTTTTTCAAAGGAGGAGGAGTAATGAAAAAGACCAATGTTATTATTATGGGCGCTGCGGGAAGGGATTTTCACAACTTTAACTGCTTTTTTAGGGATAATGAAGAATATAATGTTGTAGCTTTTACAGCAACCCAGATTCCTGATATTGAGGGCAGGGTTTATCCGGCGTCATTGGCAGGTAAACTTTACCCTGATGGAATTCCAATATATGCTGAAGAAGAGTTACCTAAGCTTATAAAAAAATACAATGTTGAACTTGTTGTTTTTTCATACTCAGATGTTCCTTACCAGTATGTAATGCACAGAAGCGCTATTGCAAATGCAGCAGGGGCAGATTTCATGGTAATGGGCGGACACAGGACAATGCTTAAATCCAGCAAGCCTGTTGTTGCTGTTTGCGCTGTTAGAACAGGTTGCGGAAAGAGTCAGACAACAAGAAGGGTATGCGACATATTACAGAAGATGGGTAAAAAAGGTTGTTGCTATTAGACACCCGATGCCTTACGGAGATTTGGAAGCACAGAAGGTTCAGAGGTTTGAAACAATAGAAGATTTGCACAAACACAAATGCACAATTGAAGAAATGGAAGAGTATGAACCACACATAGCAAAGGGAATTGTTGTTTATGCAGGAGTTGATTACGAGGCTATTTTAAGGGAAGCTGAAAAAGAGGCTGATGTTATTGTATGGGATGGTGGAAACAACGATATGCCTTTTTACAAACCTGATGTTATGATTACAGTTGCAGACCCACACAGGCCAGGACACGAGCTTGAATACTATCCAGGCGAGGCAAATGTTCACCTTGCAGATATTGTTGTAATTAACAAGGTTGACACAGCAGATTACTTTGATATTGACGAAGTTAGGCAGAATATAAGAATGCTGAATCCTGATGCAAGGATTGTTGAGGCAGCGTCTCCAATTTTTGTTGAAGACCCATCTGTGATTGAAGGCAAGAGGGTGCTTGTTGTAGAGGATGGCCCAACCTTAACACATGGCGGAATGGAGTACGGTGCAGGGACAGTTGCAGCGGAAAAATTCGGTGCAGCTGAACTTGTTGATCCAAGACCATGGGCAGTTGGTAAAATTGAAGCAACTTTTGAAAAATACCCTGATATCGGTATTCTTCTCCCTGCAATGGGATACAGCGAGCAGCAGATTAAAGATTTAGAAGAGACAATTAATGCTTCTGATTGCGATGCAGTTGTAATAGGTACTCCTATTGATTTAAGAAGGGTAATAAACATTAACAAGCCTTCAACAAGGGTTTACTATGAACTTCAGGAAATAGGAATGCCTACTCTGGAAGAATTGCTTAAAGATAGAATAAAATAAAATCGGAGGCATAGATGGTTAGAATAAAGCCGTTTAGAGGAGTAAGGCCTCAAAAAGAGTATGTGGATAAAATAGCTTCTCCACCTTATGATGTGGTTAACACAGAGGAGGCAAGGGAATTAGCTAAGGATAATCCCCTCTCATTTTTGCATGTGGTAAGACCTGAAATAGATTTAGACCCTTCTGTTCACATTTATGATGAAAGGGTTTATCAAAAGGCTAAAGAAAACCTTGAAAAGCTTATTAAAGAGGGTTACCTTGTGCAGGATGGGGAAGAATACCTCTATGTTTACAGACAGCAAATGGGTAATCACATTCAAACCGGGCTTGTTGCCTGTGCGTGGGCTGACGATTACTTTGAAGACAGAATAAAAAAGCACGAATTTACCAGGGAAGACAAAGAAAAAGACAGGATTAAACATGTTTACACAACTAATGCAAACACAGGGCCTGTTTTCCTTACCTATAAAGCACAGCAGGATGTTGATAGTATTATTGAAGAAGTGACAAAGGAAGCTCCCGAGTATCACTTTACTTCAGATGACGGTGTAATTCATACTTTCTGGGTGATTAGAGATAAAAAGATTATTGACGAGTTAAAGTCAAAGTTTGAACAAATTCCACATGTGTACATTGCAGATGGCCATCACCGTTCAGCATCAGGGGCAAAGGTAAGGGAATGGAAAAAGAAAGAAAATCCAAATCACACAGGTGAAGAGGAATACAATTACTTTTTGGCTGTTTACTTCCCGCACAATCAACTGCAAATTTTGCCTTACAACAGGGCTGTCAAAGACTTAAATGGATTATCAAAAGAAAATTTTTTGAAAAAAGTTGAAGAGAATTTTAATATTGAAAAAACAGGTGTTAAAAGCCCCTCAAAGGTACATGAAATTTCAATGTATTTAGACGGGGAATGGTACACTATAACTCCTAAAAGCCATATTTTAAACGATGACGACCCTGTTAAAT from Thermotomaculum hydrothermale carries:
- the arcC gene encoding carbamate kinase — translated: MKKTAVIAFGGNALIQAGQKGTQAEQLENAKKAAEMMFHVIKSGYKLLIVHGNGPQVGNILIQQERAISEIPPYTLDICGAMTEGSMGYMIERTLINRLVAAKEEPKVATVITEVVVDDKDPAFKNPTKPVGPFYPEFRAEELMRTKKWHMKEDAGRGWRKVVPSPKPLEVVQLDAIKVLLDSGYTVIAGGGGGIPVKKDLSGYLLGVEAVIDKDYTSSLLARSLKADLFIILTGVDKVYKDFGKPTQKELDRITVKEAEKMLAEEQFPPGSMKPKIEAAIEYIKHGGKEVLITSAEAIEKTDDISKVGTRIVP
- the argF gene encoding ornithine carbamoyltransferase yields the protein MKHLLTLKDVKREEIFDIYNTADKLVENSGEYADFLKNKVIGLYFQKVSTRSRFAFESGIYRLGGNAIYFKTSELQLSRGESIFHTAKALSCYLDALVIRALSHQDVEDFANFGSIPVINSMSGMYIPIVALNIGYTVRKLKGELDNLNFVYVGDGYNTCHSLMLFCSLIGINLTVITPKDYEPNPEVVENCKEFCKKSGANLKVTNDLNAVEGADVIVTDVWVSIGMEDEKEKRRKDFKGYTVNSELVKKTGKEDVLIFHPMPLRIGEEICSDVRDRLVINEYTKNLMYVSQSILVNIFSKEEE
- a CDS encoding DUF1015 domain-containing protein produces the protein MVRIKPFRGVRPQKEYVDKIASPPYDVVNTEEARELAKDNPLSFLHVVRPEIDLDPSVHIYDERVYQKAKENLEKLIKEGYLVQDGEEYLYVYRQQMGNHIQTGLVACAWADDYFEDRIKKHEFTREDKEKDRIKHVYTTNANTGPVFLTYKAQQDVDSIIEEVTKEAPEYHFTSDDGVIHTFWVIRDKKIIDELKSKFEQIPHVYIADGHHRSASGAKVREWKKKENPNHTGEEEYNYFLAVYFPHNQLQILPYNRAVKDLNGLSKENFLKKVEENFNIEKTGVKSPSKVHEISMYLDGEWYTITPKSHILNDDDPVKSLDVYILQEYLLAPILGIENPRKSERITFVGGIRGTEELEKLVNSGDYAVAFSMYPTTVEQLMNIADAGQVMPPKSTWFEPKLRSGLIVHLLD